One Aegilops tauschii subsp. strangulata cultivar AL8/78 chromosome 7, Aet v6.0, whole genome shotgun sequence genomic window carries:
- the LOC109737452 gene encoding galacturonosyltransferase 8, translated as MAAAASSPGRAALPAAVFAFLLLLLAAAPPAVGGGGGSAAVNGDRLRAEQIRKQASDAAASAAALAAASRRLHLDRARHLRLLSSLHRNLTATLRDLGAAASASEPASQSDQARRLELQAKDLIRAARAAIADAKPLFDPQLKIQRLKDAIFAQNELLARAKKRGAFASLIAAKSIPKPLHCLAVRLTAERIALPDKFADPVPPPAALEDPVLFHYAIFSDNVLAASVVVRSCVANSLDPSKHVFHVVTDRMNLGAMQVIIRLMDLQGAHYEVKAYEDYKFLNSSYVPVLRQLESANLQKFYFENKLENATKDASNMKFRNPKYLSMLNHLRFYLPEMYPKLQKILFLDDDVVVQRDLTGLWKIDMDGKVNGAVETCFGSFHRYWQYMNFSHPLIKAKFNPNACGWAYGMNFFDLNSWRREKSTEQYHYWQTQNENRLLWKLGTLPPGLITFYSTTKPLDKSWHVLGLGYNPSISMEEIRNAAVVHFNGNMKPWLDIGMNQFRQLWTKYVDYDDSFIRQCNFAPP; from the exons ATGGCAGCCGCTGCCTCAAGCCCCGGACGCGCCGCCCTCCCCGCTGCGGTCTTCGCgttcctcctgctcctcctcgccgccgcacCCCCCGCCGTAGGCGGTGGCGGCGGGTCCGCGGCCGTGAATGGCGACCGCCTCCGCGCGGAGCAGATCCGGAAGCAGGCCTCGGAcgcggccgcctccgccgccgcgctcgccgcgGCCTCCCGCCGCCTCCACCTCGACCGCGCgcgccacctccgcctcctctcctccctccaCCGCAACCTCACCGCCACGCTCCGGGACCTaggcgccgccgcctccgcgtcCGAGCCGGCGTCCCAGAGCGACCAGGCGCGCCGGCTCGAGCTCCAGGCGAAGGACCTGatccgcgccgcccgcgccgccatCGCCGACGCCAAGCCGCTCTTCGACCCGCAGCTCAAAATCCAGCGCCTCAAGGACGCAATCTTCGCGCAGAACGAGCTGCTCGCGCGCGCCAAGAAGCGCGGCGCCTTCGCCTCGCTCATCGCCGCCAAATCCATACCCAAGCCGCTCCACTGCCTCGCTGTCCGCCTCACCGCCGAGCGGATCGCGCTGCCTGACAAGTTCGCGGACCCGGTACCGCCGCCTGCGGCGCTGGAGGACCCCGTGCTGTTCCACTACGCCATCTTCTCGGACAACGTGCTCGCCGCCTCTGTCGTCGTCCGCTCCTGCGTAGCCAACTCGTTGGACCCCTCAAAGCACGTCTTCCATGTGGTGACCGACCGAATGAACCTCGGGGCGATGCAG GTGATAATCCGCCTAATGGACTTACAAGGTGCACACTATGAGGTCAAAGCATATGAAGATTACAAATTTCTTAACTCCTCCTATGTTCCTGTGCTCCGGCAACTGGAGTCAGCAAACCTCCAAAAATTCTATTTCGAGAATAAGCTTGAGAATGCCACCAAAGACGCTAGCAATATGAAGTTCAGGAATCCCAAGTATCTTTCTATGCTTAATCACTTGCGATTCTACTTGCCTGAGATGTACCCCAAGCTGCAAAAGATTCTTTTCTTGGATGATGATGTCGTGGTACAGCGGGATCTTACAGGATTGTGGAAGATTGACATGGATGGGAAGGTGAATGGAGCAGTAGAAACATGCTTTGGGTCATTTCATCGTTATTGGCAGTATATGAACTTCTCGCACCCCCTTATCAAAGCAAAGTTCAATCCTAATGCATGTGGCTGGGCTTATGGCATGAACTTCTTTGATCTTAATTCTTGGAGGAGGGAGAAATCTACCGAGCAGTACCATTACTGGCAGACTCAG AATGAGAACCGGTTATTATGGAAGTTGGGAACATTGCCCCCAGGTTTAATCACATTCTACTCGACGACAAAGCCTCTTGACAAATCTTGGCATGTCCTTGGGCTCGGGTATAATCCAAGCATCAGCATGGAGGAGATTAGAAACGCTGCTGTTGTGCATTTCAATGGTAACATGAAGCCTTGGCTGGATATTGGTATGAATCAGTTCAGGCAGCTTTGGACGAAATATGTGGATTACGACGACTCGTTCATTCGTCAGTGCAATTTTGCACCACCATAG